A window from Urocitellus parryii isolate mUroPar1 chromosome 1, mUroPar1.hap1, whole genome shotgun sequence encodes these proteins:
- the Gabrp gene encoding gamma-aminobutyric acid receptor subunit pi isoform X1, whose amino-acid sequence MSYGLQLTFVCLSLLAPRMCVQGNQFNIEVRRSDKLSLPGFENLTAGYNKFLRPNFGGEPVQIALTLDIASISSISESNMDYTATIYLRQRWTDPRLVFEGNKSFTLDARLVEFLWVPDTYIVESKKSFLHEVTVGNRLIRLFSNGTVLYALRITTTVACNMDLSKYPMDTQTCKLQLESWGYDGNDVEFTWLRGNDSVRGLENLRLAQYTIQRYFTLVTRSQQETGNYTRLVLQFELRRNVLYFILETYVPSTFLVVLSWVSFWISLDSVPARTCIGVTTVLSMTTLMIGSRTSLPNTNCFIKAIDVYLGICFSFVFGALVEYAIAHYSSLQQMEAKDRGTAKEVEEVSITNIINSSLSSFKRKISFATIEISGDNVDYSNMTMKTSDKFKFVFREKMGRIVDYFTIQNPSNVDRYSKLLFPLVFMLANVFYWAYYMYF is encoded by the exons ATGAGCTACGGTCTCCAGCTGACCTTCGTGTGTCTGAGCCTCTTGGCTCCAAG GATGTGCGTCCAGGGGAACCAGTTCAACATCGAGGTCAGAAGAAGTGACAAGCTCTCCCTGCCTGGCTTTGAGAACCTCACAGCAGGATATAACAAATTTCTCAGGCCCAACTTTGGTG GAGAACCAGTTCAGATAGCACTGACTCTGGACATCGCAAGCATCTCTAGTATTTCCGAGAGTAACATG GACTACACCGCCACCATATACCTCCGACAGCGCTGGACAGACCCGCGGCTGGTGTTTGAAGGCAACAAGAGCTTCACTCTGGATGCCCGCCTGGTGGAGTTCCTCTGGGTGCCTGACACCTACATTGTGGAGTCCAAGAAGTCCTTCCTCCACGAAGTCACTGTGGGAAACAGACTCATCCGCCTCTTCTCCAACGGCACAGTCCTGTATGCGCTCAG aatcaCAACGACTGTGGCATGCAACATGGACCTGTCCAAGTACCCCATGGACACGCAGACGTGCAAGCTGCAGCTGGAGAGCT GGGGCTATGATGGAAATGACGTGGAGTTCACCTGGCTGAGAGGGAACGATTCTGTGCGAGGGCTGGAAAACCTGCGGCTTGCTCAGTATACCATACAACGCTACTTCACCTTAGTCACCAGGTCCCAGCAGGAGACAG GAAATTACACCCGGTTGGTCTTGCAATTTGAGCTGCGGAGGAATGTCCTGTACTTCATTCTGGAAACCTATGTTCCCTCCACTTTCCTGGTGGTGCTGTCCTGGGTTTCATTTTGGATCTCCCTGGATTCTGTCCCTGCAAGAACCTGCATCG GAGTGACCACTGTGTTATCAATGACCACACTGATGATCGGGTCCCGCACGTCTCTTCCCAACACCAACTGCTTCATCAAAGCCATCGACGTGTACCTGGGGATCTGCTTTAGCTTTGTGTTTGGGGCCTTGGTGGAGTACGCTATTGCTCACTACAGCTCCCTGCAGCAGATGGAAGCCAAGGACAGG GGGACGGCGAAGGAGGTGGAAGAAGTCAGCATCACTAACATCATCAACAGCTCCCTCTCCAGCTTTAAGCGGAAGATCAGCTTTGCCACCATTGAAATCTCGGGTGACAATGTTGACTACAGCAACATGACAATGAAAACCAGCGACAAGTTCAAGTTCGTCTTCAGAGAAAAGATGGGCAGGATTGTGGATTATTTCACAATTCAAAACCCCAGCAATGTTGATCGATATTCCAAACTACTGTTCCCTTTGGTTTTTATGCTAGCCAATGTGTTCTACTGGGCATACTACATGTACTTCTGA
- the Gabrp gene encoding gamma-aminobutyric acid receptor subunit pi isoform X2, with amino-acid sequence MSYGLQLTFVCLSLLAPRMCVQGNQFNIEVRRSDKLSLPGFENLTAGYNKFLRPNFGGEPVQIALTLDIASISSISESNMDYTATIYLRQRWTDPRLVFEGNKSFTLDARLVEFLWVPDTYIVESKKSFLHEVTVGNRLIRLFSNGTVLYALRITTTVACNMDLSKYPMDTQTCKLQLESWGYDGNDVEFTWLRGNDSVRGLENLRLAQYTIQRYFTLVTRSQQETGNYTRLVLQFELRRNVLYFILETYVPSTFLVVLSWVSFWISLDSVPARTCIGDGEGGGRSQHH; translated from the exons ATGAGCTACGGTCTCCAGCTGACCTTCGTGTGTCTGAGCCTCTTGGCTCCAAG GATGTGCGTCCAGGGGAACCAGTTCAACATCGAGGTCAGAAGAAGTGACAAGCTCTCCCTGCCTGGCTTTGAGAACCTCACAGCAGGATATAACAAATTTCTCAGGCCCAACTTTGGTG GAGAACCAGTTCAGATAGCACTGACTCTGGACATCGCAAGCATCTCTAGTATTTCCGAGAGTAACATG GACTACACCGCCACCATATACCTCCGACAGCGCTGGACAGACCCGCGGCTGGTGTTTGAAGGCAACAAGAGCTTCACTCTGGATGCCCGCCTGGTGGAGTTCCTCTGGGTGCCTGACACCTACATTGTGGAGTCCAAGAAGTCCTTCCTCCACGAAGTCACTGTGGGAAACAGACTCATCCGCCTCTTCTCCAACGGCACAGTCCTGTATGCGCTCAG aatcaCAACGACTGTGGCATGCAACATGGACCTGTCCAAGTACCCCATGGACACGCAGACGTGCAAGCTGCAGCTGGAGAGCT GGGGCTATGATGGAAATGACGTGGAGTTCACCTGGCTGAGAGGGAACGATTCTGTGCGAGGGCTGGAAAACCTGCGGCTTGCTCAGTATACCATACAACGCTACTTCACCTTAGTCACCAGGTCCCAGCAGGAGACAG GAAATTACACCCGGTTGGTCTTGCAATTTGAGCTGCGGAGGAATGTCCTGTACTTCATTCTGGAAACCTATGTTCCCTCCACTTTCCTGGTGGTGCTGTCCTGGGTTTCATTTTGGATCTCCCTGGATTCTGTCCCTGCAAGAACCTGCATCG GGGACGGCGAAGGAGGTGGAAGAAGTCAGCATCACTAA